In one Corallococcus sp. EGB genomic region, the following are encoded:
- a CDS encoding lytic transglycosylase domain-containing protein: protein MSGPAASGGRSWGTRFFAGLHALSSGCSRLPLLAGVALVVSARVVPLLEEPTPPSVVPEVVAQEAISEEAALIDAVLAKRAPDLGLTLRRRLGQAIDEESRRTGYDPLLVLALIDVESDFEEESVSEKGARGLMQIKPSTLHFLAEKEGLKLSREEVVADPAVCVRLGIRYLRNLQGRFGGDLDLALMAYNAGPTRIRDAIKAGELEKFRRYPRAVRRDFRRFREGHGLGGDWALAQREPPPPTPDETPTAAP, encoded by the coding sequence GTGAGTGGACCCGCCGCCTCGGGCGGCAGGTCGTGGGGAACGCGGTTCTTCGCGGGGCTGCATGCCCTGAGCAGCGGGTGCTCCCGGCTCCCGCTGCTCGCGGGCGTGGCGCTCGTGGTGTCCGCGCGGGTGGTGCCGCTCCTGGAGGAGCCCACCCCCCCGTCCGTGGTTCCTGAGGTGGTGGCGCAGGAGGCCATCTCCGAGGAGGCGGCGCTCATCGACGCCGTGCTGGCCAAGCGCGCCCCGGACCTGGGGCTCACGCTGCGCCGGCGGCTGGGGCAGGCCATCGACGAGGAGTCGCGCCGCACGGGGTATGACCCGCTGCTGGTGCTGGCCCTCATCGACGTGGAGTCCGACTTCGAGGAGGAGTCCGTCTCCGAGAAGGGCGCCCGGGGGCTGATGCAGATCAAGCCCAGCACGCTGCACTTCCTGGCGGAGAAGGAGGGCCTGAAGCTGTCGCGCGAGGAGGTGGTGGCGGATCCCGCCGTCTGCGTGCGCCTGGGCATCCGCTACCTGCGCAACCTGCAGGGCCGCTTCGGCGGCGACCTGGACCTGGCGTTGATGGCCTACAACGCGGGCCCCACGCGCATCCGGGACGCCATCAAGGCCGGAGAACTGGAGAAGTTCCGCCGCTACCCCCGGGCCGTGCGGCGCGACTTCCGCCGCTTCCGCGAGGGCCATGGCCTGGGCGGAGACTGGGCGCTCGCGCAGCGCGAGCCGCCTCCGCCGACGCCCGACGAGACGCCGACCGCGGCGCCCTGA
- a CDS encoding phasin family protein has protein sequence MDNNTEAPREKTSVAEAFERIWSQALLAVNTAEEEASRAVQRVASVAGWSQDEVKRQAREFAERLTGHRKDLEHNVEERVRATLTLLKLPRREELQAMGARLERLNERIQALEHRK, from the coding sequence ATGGACAACAACACCGAGGCCCCCCGAGAGAAGACCTCCGTGGCGGAGGCATTCGAGCGGATCTGGAGCCAGGCGCTTCTGGCCGTGAACACGGCGGAGGAGGAGGCGTCCCGGGCCGTGCAGCGCGTTGCATCCGTCGCGGGCTGGAGTCAGGACGAGGTGAAGCGCCAGGCCCGTGAGTTCGCGGAGCGGCTGACGGGTCACCGCAAGGACCTGGAGCACAACGTGGAGGAGCGGGTCCGCGCGACCCTGACCCTCCTGAAGCTGCCGCGTCGCGAGGAACTGCAGGCGATGGGCGCTCGCCTGGAGCGTCTGAACGAACGCATCCAGGCCCTGGAGCACCGCAAGTGA